ATCCATAGAGAGATGATGATGCAGGCTTAGTATAATGCAGGTGCCCACTCTGCAGAGTGTTTCTTTTCGTACCTGTGCCAACTTGAGCAGGgctttgcttttctttgcatttccaccaaGGGGAACAGCTTCCCTAGGCTCTGCAGGCAGCATGggttttgtagtagagatgaagAGGGGGCTGCACTTACAGCGACATGGAAATATCTCCACTTAACGTCGCAGGCCTTCTCGGCTCTCCTTGTTCCTGCTAGCCTCTAACGGCCTTCAGTTCCAGTGCCTCCTTCTCCATCTGGGGTCCTACCCCGACTCTTACTCTTCCAGAGGTGTATATTCAGACCATGCCCTGCTTAGCAAATAGGACTGGGATCCACCCTTTTTAGACTGCAGGAAGGATTAGACATACTTGCCATCTTCAAAAagctggtgactcccagaataaaAGCCAGTGTCTTCTGTGTATGTGAGGGGCAAGGTCAATTTGGTTTGGGGACACAGAAGTGACCACAAAGAGAAACTGCTTCTACAGAAGAGTGCTGGGATTTTCAGGTGACTGCAGCAACAAGGAGTGTCCCTTCCTCCATGTGAAGCCAGCTTTCAAGTCCCAGGACTGTCCTTGGTATGACCAAGGTTTCTGCAAGGACGGTGAGGCCTTGGAAGCCAGGGAGCCCTAGGGGCTGTGGGGATCAGGGTGGGGGCTCTCAGCAGGGGAGGGGCCATTTTCCTGATGAGGCTGTGCCTTGTTGAAAACCCCacagaaagtctttctgtagtTCTCCTCCAGCTCTACTGTGACACACAAAACACAGCCTGGTGTGGGGCCATAACAGGCTTCTTGGGGCAGActgacttgggttcaaatcctacctTCAGCATGTATCAGCTTCATGCCCTTCTCCAAGTTACTGAACCACAGGAAGCTCTTGACACAGGGTCAGGCCCATAGGAGATGCTTAGTTCATGTGTGCTCTCTTCTGCATTCCACTTACCTGGGGGGTCCTGAGTGTTGCTTAAGCATATTCTACCTTTCCCATTGCTGCCAGCCAAATTTAAGAGGCAGCTTCCCCCAGCAGGGTTCCCATGCCCTAAGCAACAGGGTTTCTCCCTCTCCTTTGTCTTCAGATAGGTTTTTCTTACTGAGTTGTTAGTGCTGTTGGTTTTAGGGATCTGGGCGGGGGTGAGGGCTGCTGAGAAGATCGGTAGGATTGTGGGGttagcttttttctttctatcacccaggctggagtgcagtggtgcgatcttggctcactgcaacctccacctcccaggttcaagcaattctcctgcctcagcctcccaagtagctggggttacaggtgtgcgccaccacgcccagctaatttttgtatttttagtagagacagggtctcaccatgttgcccaggctggtctggaactcctgggctggagtgatccacccaccttggcctcccaaagtgctgggattacaggtgtgagccaccccacccggccaggTCAGCTTTTTCTCAGCTGTAGCTCCcatacctaaataaataaaaggcaacaaAGTATGGTTCATATCCATGCAAGTCCTCCAGGACACAGCATGTCAGTGACATTTCCAACTCTATTTCAGAACTTGCCAGCTGGCACCTGCTCCAGCACATTCCAAGGTTCCTTTTCCCCATGCCTGTCTCATGGCTAGAAGTGGGTGCTTTAGGGTGGTACAGAAAGGACGGGAAGATTTATCCACCCCTATTAAGTGAAGCCCCTATGACCATCCACACCCTTCCCAGGGagctttttcatgtgtgttttccCCTCTTACTGGAGCGGCTGCTTCTCATCACTTTCTCTTTGCTCAGCAGGTCCTCTGTGTAAATACCGCCATGTCCCCAGAATAATGTGTCTCAACTATTTAGTTGGCTTCTGCCCCGAGGGACCCAAGTGCCAATTTGCTCAGTAAGTATGATACCTCAGTTACCAACTCCCACCACAGTGCTAGGCCTGgccttctagttctagatctttccATACCTTCACTGGTCCATGGTGGAAAACCAAGCATCTGGCAAGCATCCGCGCCAGTATTTTCCTGGCACCACTGCCTGACCCTGGCGATCTCAGAACTCTAACCCATCCTTTTAATGTGTACTCATGCTGGGGATGGGtgtcgatcttttcaaaaaatgttctAGTAATAAGAGAAGAAACACTTAATGCCCATTTCTCCCCAGTCCTCTGTAATTCTCCCTCACGCCCTGGCTAAGGGAGGGCACCTTCCCTACAGGGTTCTGAAATATGAAATCTGCAGCAGGCTGGCGCAGAGCATGTTAATGAGCAGAAGATGGGAGGGCGAGAGCTGGGCTGTAATCGTCTCTCTCTCCACTTCCCTTAGTCCCAAGATGAATCTTTTACTCAACCAGACTTACATGAAGGTGAGTGCAGACAGGCACGTGCTGTCATGCCTCATCCTTTTATTCCCACTCCTTTCTGCTCCCCAGGGAAGCTCACCCAGCAGCACTGCATGGCTCCCAGCGAACCCTCACTCTCCTTTGAAAGGCATGTCATCATGCATGTGGGACACATATATGTGGTTGTTCCTCCCAGCCTCCTCTCCAACCTCTAGAATCTCTGCTGTGGGTAGGGTAGGACTTCTCTGTTGACCAGCCCGAGGCTTTCCTTCTGCTAGCTGGGTGGCATGCATGGTTTTTGGAATCAGGGCTGGCCCTGATTGAGAACTGTGCCCAGTCCCTATGGAGAGACACACATTCTCTGTAGATCCAAATGTTGATGAGCGCCTAtgtcaggggttggcaaactacagcctgtgGGCCGAGTCCAGCCTGCTGCCTGTCTTTGTACA
The window above is part of the Symphalangus syndactylus isolate Jambi chromosome 14, NHGRI_mSymSyn1-v2.1_pri, whole genome shotgun sequence genome. Proteins encoded here:
- the CPSF4L gene encoding putative cleavage and polyadenylation specificity factor subunit 4-like protein isoform X2, producing the protein MSRCRRALGSCLSRAWTVKSASAVCNFFTKGLCEKGKLCPFRHDRGEKMVVCKHWLRGLCKKGDHCKFLHQYDLTRMPECYFYSKFGDCSNKECPFLHVKPAFKSQDCPWYDQGFCKDGPLCKYRHVPRIMCLNYLVGFCPEGPKCQFAQVLKYEICSRLAQSMLMSRRWEGESWAVIVSLSTSLSPKMNLLLNQTYMKPCLTA